Proteins from a single region of Platichthys flesus chromosome 16, fPlaFle2.1, whole genome shotgun sequence:
- the LOC133970788 gene encoding epithelial membrane protein 2-like, with protein sequence MLILLAGIFAVHIIGIVLLLVATIDNAWWMTDTMATDVWGRWLLQGGKWNFTDLPVGSHYPQDYLQAVQASSILACIFSILGIFVFVAQLFTLDKGKRFTISGVFQFLACLCIMIAASIYTDRFHLDEQDGWYGHCFILAWISFALTLISSITYFVLRKKTA encoded by the exons ATGCTGATCCTCCTCGCTGGCATCTTTGCCGTTCACATCATTGGcatcgtcctcctcctggtgGCTACTATCGACAAT gcCTGGTGGATGACTGACACCATGGCCACCGACGTGTGGGGCCGGTGGCTCCTGCAAGGTGGCAAATGGAACTTCACCGATCTTCCCGTAGGATCACACTACCCACAAG ATTACCTCCAGGCAGTACAGGCCAGCTCCATCCTCGCCTGCATCTTCTCCATCCTGGGCATCTTCGTGTTCGTGGCTCAGCTCTTCACCCTGGACAAAGGGAAGAGGTTCACCATCTCCGGCGTCTTCCAGTTCCTCGcct GCCTGTGCATCATGATCGCTGCCTCCATCTACACAGACCGCTTCCACCTGGACGAGCAGGACGGCTGGTACGGCCACTGCTTCATCCTGGCGTGGATCTCCTTCGCGCTCAcgctcatctcctccatcacttACTTTGTGCTACGCAAGAAGACGGCATGA